In the Oryza glaberrima chromosome 6, OglaRS2, whole genome shotgun sequence genome, one interval contains:
- the LOC127777817 gene encoding ubiquitin carboxyl-terminal hydrolase 15-like, whose product MLGGGLGGGGGGGGAGGLGLDLSAVIQAAVVGLVLFSAAVVAVRRAASRYFVVDAAGFAASSYDDHHHPHHHLVMTPRGEEQQRQQGGGAAQGAQAAASGGGEPCAACGYIATKKCSGCKRVRYCSQGCQSKHWQSGHKFKCKQMKKSSPADKLSGGGEEDRNKLSGFGPISLVPARRKLNKVIFPYDEFLKLCNWRDLDYLPCGLLNCGNSCFANVVLQCLSCTRPLAAYLLGMDHSRECYKRHEDWCFLCELQCHIQRASESMHPFAPKNILSHLPNIGGNLGFGRQEDAHEFMRFAIDKMQSACLDEFGGEKAVDPSMQETTLIQHIFGGRLQSQVQCTACGMVSNRYENMMDLTVEIHGDADSLEECLDKFTAVEWLDGDNKYKCDGCSDYVKAQKRLTVYQAPNILTITLKRFQSGRFGKLNKRVTFPMKLDLTPYMSSTDGSDQYDLYAVVVHLDMLNASFFGHYICYIKNYRGRWYKIDDCKVMAVDEEEVHAQGAYMLLYSRRTARPRPLIAVEELMKQQQQLKVCPLNGQNHLIQEDVPLEGVPSLKPSEDLEVDFESNNKSLHTMDREPDLDFHVSFDRDKFTNNDIMHPPVSTVSHALDENTRGDSGFPLEESNTMGSMQFGNSTYETSLVHSPAEQCEEPASCIDSVDYMEIDTEAGVKVERWSRPALGDSVGVMGNGTLVPALENGLAGKPIPGFPDKPSRINSFFAEGCQTGDNGAGSSQELNGHCNGEPSCPEQGVLTNGGNTPSPSTQCYENKFATSTNGNYSIGNGDTLSSSNSLHAGKQNAGFTYNGFNPKPYKEPSGSNTYLNNTCNGKPSEDNHNKCAPNLPAKDCQGGMPFLHRGFLLRPCSRGNPGKCDDGLSISNGTSSSFVSSNSKSSNISSSRNGEGGTPFLSPSFRTNHCRESAAMDTSASSVHDLTTSYNISLEQKSIGAAVPSDLIKESWGEDGTTFGTVYQQRATSVDNVSSRHDENGHVILGANNSSYGGENGSNNGILDMNSSSSQRDAASSTMMASEKGIGPKTADQVNYISDAPEHDGLRRRLTSNFPDQNGIDAQ is encoded by the exons ATGCTGGGGGgaggcctcggcggcggcgggggcggcggcggtgcgggtggGCTGGGCCTCGACCTCTCGGCGGTGATCcaggcggcggtggtcggccTCGTGCTGTTCTcggcggccgtcgtcgccgtgcgccgcgccgcgtcgaggtacttcgtcgtcgacgccgcgggGTTCGCCGCCTCCTCGTACGACGatcaccaccacccccaccaccacctcgtgATGACGCCTCGcggggaggagcagcagcggcagcagggcggcggcgcggcgcaggggGCGCAAGCCGCCGCCAGTGGGGGCGGGGAGCCCTGTGCCGCGTGCGGCTACATCGCCACCAAAAAGTGCTCCGGGTGCAAGCGCGTGCGGTATTG TTCTCAAGGATGTCAGTCAAAGCATTGGCAATCTGGTCACAAGTTCAAGTgcaaacaaatgaaaaaatCAAGCCCTGCTGACAAGCTATCAGGTGGAGGCGAGGAAGACAGAAATAAGTTATCTGGTTTTGGTCCCATCTCATTAGTACCTGCCCGTAGAAAATTAAACAAG GTCATCTTTCCATATGATGAATTTCTAAAGCTGTGCAACTGGAGGGACCTTGATTATTTACCTTGTGGCCTTTTGAATTGTGGCAACAG TTGCTTTGCCAATGTTGTTTTACAATGTCTTTCATGTACGAGGCCACTTGCAGCCTATCTCTTAGGAATGGACCATAGCAGGGAAT GTTATAAGAGACATGAAGATTGGTGTTTCTTGTGCGAACTGCAATGCCATATCCAAAGGGCAAGTGAAAGTATGCATCCATTTGCGCCGAAGAACATTCTTTCTCACCTGCCAAATATAGGTGGGAACCTTGGCTTTGGTAGACAAGAGGATGCTCATGAATTCATGAG GTTTGCAatagataagatgcaatctgcTTGTCTTGATGAATTTGGAGGCGAGAAGGCTGTAGACCCTAGCATGCAAGAAACGACTCTTATTCAACACATATTTGGTGGTCGTCTGCAATCCCAG GTTCAATGTACTGCATGTGGAATGGTCTCAAATCGCTATGAGAATATGATGGACTTAACAGTTGAAATTCATGGTGATGCTGACTCCTTGGAAGAATGCTTAGATAAGTTCACTGCAGTAGAGTGGCTTGATGGTGATAATAAGTACAAATGTGATGG ATGCAGCGACTATGTCAAAGCACAGAAACGTCTTACAGTTTATCAAGCTCCAAATATCCTCACAATTACTCTGAAAAGATTCCAG AGTGGTAGATTTGGGAAACTAAACAAGAGAGTTACATTCCCAATGAAGTTAGACCTAACGCCATACATGAGTAGCACTGATGGAAGTGACCAATACGATCTCTATGCTGTTGTTGTTCATCTGGATATGCTCAATGCTTCATTTTTTGGGCattatatatgctatataaaaaaTTACCGAGGACGCTGGTATAAAATTGATGACTGCAAG GTTATGGCTGTTGATGAGGAGGAAGTACATGCTCAAGGTGCTTATATGCTTCTATATAGCAG GAGAACAGCTCGCCCTAGGCCACTAATTGCAGTAGAAGAACTCATGAAACAGCAGCAACAGTTGAAAGTATGCCCTTTGAATGGACAAAATCATTTGATACAAGAGGATGTGCCATTAGAAGGCGTGCCATCTTTGAAACCCTCAGAAGAtctggaagttgattttgaatcCAACAACAAATCTTTACATACTATGGACAGAGAGCCAGACTTGGATTTTCATGTGAGCTTTGATAGAGATAAGTTCACTAACAATGATATTATGCACCCACCAGTTTCAACGGTATCGCATGCCCTTGATGAAAATACTAGAGGAGATTCAGGTTTTCCATTGGAAGAATCGAACACCATGGGATCTATGCAATTTGGCAACTCCACATATGAAACATCTTTAGTGCATTCCCCTGCAGAGCAGTGTGAAGAACCTGCGTCATGTATTGATTCAGTTGACTACATGGAAATTGACACTGAAGCTGGCGTTAAAGTTGAAAGATGGAGCAGGCCTGCCTTAGGTGATTCAGTTGGAGTGATGGGGAATGGTACATTGGTCCCGGCATTGGAGAATGGTTTGGCGGGTAAACCAATTCCTGGTTTTCCCGACAAACCCTCGAGAATAAATTCATTCTTTGCAGAAGGATGTCAAACTGGTGACAATGGTGCTGGTTCCTCGCAAGAGTTGAATGGTCATTGCAATGGAGAACCCAGTTGCCCAGAGCAAGGAGTTCTGACCAATGGTGGCAACACGCCCTCTCCAAGCACACAATGCTATGAAAATAAGTTTGCAACATCCACCAACGGCAACTATTCTATTGGGAATGGTGATACATTATCTAGCAGCAACTCATTACATGCGGGCAAACAGAATGCTGGCTTTACCTATAATGGTTTCAATCCAAAACCTTACAAAGAACCATCAGGAAGCAACACATATCTGAATAATACATGCAATGGTAAACCATCGGAAGATAATCACAATAAATGTGCCCCAAACCTGCCGGCAAAAGATTGCCAAGGGGGCATGCCATTCTTACATCGTGGCTTCCTTCTAAGGCCTTGTTCTAGGGGAAATCCAGGCAAATGTGATGATGGCTTGTCAATTAGTAATGGCACATCATCATCCTTTGTGAGTAGTAACAGCAAATCAAGTAATATTTCATCATCTCGAAATGGCGAAGGAGGCACACCATTCTTGTCTCCTAGTTTTCGCACAAATCATTGCAGAGAGTCAGCTGCCATGGACACCTCTGCAAGCTCTGTCCATGATTTGACAACCAGCTATAACATTTCCTTGGAGCAAAAATCTATTGGTGCTGCAGTACCGTCAGACCTGATAAAAGAAAGTTGGGGTGAAGATGGCACGACTTTTGGCACTGTTTACCAACAAAGAGCAACTTCTGTTGATAATGTAAGCAGCCGCCATGATGAAAATGGGCATGTGATTTTGGGTGCCAATAATTCCAGTTATGGAGGAGAAAACGGCAGTAATAATGGAATTCTTGATATGAATAGCAGCAGTAGCCAAAGGGACGCAGCATCTAGTACCATGATGGCTTCTGAGAAAGGCATAGGACCTAAAACAGCTGACCAAGTCAATTACATATCTGATGCACCTGAACATGATGGTTTGCGACGAAGATTAACCTCAAATTTTCCTGATCAGAATGGTATTGATGCTCAATAA
- the LOC127777818 gene encoding uncharacterized protein LOC127777818 — protein sequence MFPPGNNSLALSAPRPGMELANIQQHPNQALGPGGKQRTSSLEAPIMLLSGHQSAVYCMKFNPAGTVIASGSHDKDIFLWYVHGDCKNYMVLRGHKNAVLDLQWTTDGTQIISASPDKTVRVWDIETGKQVKKMAEHSSFVNSCCPARKWPPLVVSGSDDGTAKLWDLRQRGAIQTLPDKYQITAVSFSEAADKVFTGGLDNDVKWWDLRKNEVTEYLKGHQDMITGMQLSPDGSYLLTNAMDNELKIWDLRPYAPENRNIKTLTGHQHNFEKNLLKCSWSPDNRKVTAGSADRMVYIWDTTSRRILYKLPGHNGSVNETAFHPTEPVIGSCGSDKQIYLGEL from the coding sequence ATGTTCCCCCCAGGCAACAATTCTTTGGCTCTTTCAGCCCCAAGGCCAGGAATGGAGCTGGCTAACATTCAACAGCATCCTAATCAAGCTCTTGGGCCTGGTGGGAAGCAACGTACATCCAGTCTGGAGGCCCCAATAATGCTACTCTCAGGCCATCAGAGCGCTGTGTACTGTATGAAGTTCAACCCTGCAGGAACTGTGATAGCATCAGGCTCCCATGACAAGGATATCTTCTTGTGGTATGTCCATGGTGACTGTAAGAACTACATGGTACTGAGAGGGCACAAGAATGCTGTTCTTGACCTTCAATGGACTACTGATGGGACTCAGATCATCTCTGCAAGCCCTGACAAGACTGTGAGAGTGTGGGACATTGAGACTGGCAAGCAAGTCAAGAAGATGGCCGAGCACTCATCTTTTGTCAACTCATGTTGCCCGGCTCGAAAGTGGCCACCTCTGGTTGTAAGTGGATCGGATGATGGAACAGCAAAGCTGTGGGATTTGCGTCAAAGAGGTGCTATACAAACACTTCCCGACAAGTACCAGATTACAGCCGTCAGCTTCTCAGAGGCGGCAGATAAGGTTTTCACTGGTGGCCTAGACAATGATGTCAAATGGTGGGATCTCCGTAAGAATGAAGTGACAGAGTATCTCAAAGGACACCAGGACATGATAACCGGAATGCAGCTTAGTCCAGATGGGTCTTATCTCCTAACCAATGCAATGGACAATGAGCTCAAAATCTGGGACTTGCGCCCTTACGCCCCAGAGAACCGGAACATCAAGACCCTCACAGGACACCAGCATAACTTTGAGAAGAACCTGTTGAAGTGCAGCTGGTCCCCTGATAATCGCAAGGTCACTGCCGGGAGTGCTGATCGCATGGTCTACATCTGGGACACAACATCAAGGCGGATCTTGTACAAGCTTCCTGGCCACAACGGTTCTGTCAACGAGACCGCATTCCATCCCACCGAGCCTGTTATTGGATCTTGCGGCAGTGACAAGCAGATTTATCTTGGGGAGCTTTAA